The following proteins are encoded in a genomic region of Gimesia algae:
- a CDS encoding outer membrane protein assembly factor BamB family protein: MSFPPPTHWLFCILILCLTTDLAAADNDWRAWRGPNANNIAAEGENPPVKWSESQHIRWKVALPGRGHSSPIVVNDRVLISTADEAKQVQSVLCFERASGQQLWKTDISLGDFAPKIHQKNTHASPTLASNGETVFAVFPQFDQIQLTALDLEGKQKWQIKAGGYLPLAYQFGYAPSPLLYQGTVIVTSEYEKNGFIAAFDQQTGREVWRIKRPEKMNFSTPIVAQIAGRDQMLLSGNAKVASFDPRTGRDLWSAPAMWIVSCGTMVWDKDLVFTSGGFPLKGTMAVKADGSGKIVWTNRVKCYEQSMLAYKGYLYAVDDNGIAYCWNAQTGKEQWKSRLGGKVSSSPVLANDQIYLTNEQGKTFVFRANPEKFELLAENQLGDEGFATPAICGDQIFHRAASRASGKRQEFLYCIGE; this comes from the coding sequence ATGTCTTTTCCGCCCCCCACGCACTGGTTATTCTGTATTCTGATCCTCTGTTTGACCACTGACTTAGCGGCCGCAGATAATGACTGGCGTGCCTGGCGGGGTCCAAATGCGAACAATATCGCAGCCGAGGGGGAAAACCCTCCCGTTAAATGGAGCGAATCACAACACATCCGCTGGAAGGTGGCCCTGCCCGGTCGGGGACATAGCTCGCCGATTGTGGTGAATGACCGTGTCCTGATTTCCACTGCAGACGAAGCAAAACAAGTTCAATCGGTACTCTGCTTTGAGCGTGCCTCGGGGCAACAGCTTTGGAAAACCGATATCAGTCTAGGAGATTTTGCCCCAAAAATTCACCAGAAGAATACACATGCTTCACCAACATTGGCCTCGAATGGAGAAACTGTGTTCGCAGTCTTTCCGCAGTTCGACCAGATTCAACTGACGGCCCTCGACCTGGAGGGCAAACAAAAATGGCAGATTAAAGCCGGCGGCTATCTGCCCCTGGCATATCAGTTTGGCTATGCCCCTTCTCCCCTGTTGTATCAAGGGACCGTGATCGTCACATCAGAATACGAGAAGAATGGTTTTATCGCCGCCTTTGATCAACAAACGGGCCGCGAAGTCTGGCGGATCAAACGGCCGGAGAAAATGAATTTTTCAACCCCGATTGTGGCGCAGATCGCGGGTCGCGATCAGATGCTGCTCAGCGGCAATGCCAAAGTCGCCAGTTTTGATCCCCGGACCGGACGCGATCTCTGGTCGGCCCCTGCGATGTGGATCGTCAGTTGTGGCACAATGGTCTGGGACAAGGATCTGGTCTTCACCAGTGGCGGTTTCCCGTTGAAAGGGACGATGGCCGTCAAAGCCGACGGTTCAGGCAAAATTGTTTGGACTAATCGAGTGAAATGTTATGAACAATCGATGCTGGCCTACAAGGGTTATCTTTACGCAGTCGACGACAACGGCATTGCCTACTGCTGGAACGCACAAACAGGGAAGGAACAGTGGAAAAGCCGCCTGGGTGGGAAAGTCTCTTCTTCACCGGTTCTGGCCAACGATCAGATCTACCTCACGAATGAGCAAGGCAAAACATTCGTCTTCCGGGCCAACCCTGAAAAATTTGAACTGCTGGCAGAAAACCAACTTGGCGACGAAGGCTTCGCAACTCCGGCGATCTGCGGTGATCAAATTTTCCATCGCGCCGCCAGTCGCGCGTCCGGCAAACGTCAGGAGTTCCTGTACTGCATTGGGGAGTGA
- a CDS encoding NAD(P)/FAD-dependent oxidoreductase: MPQQTEFDLILVGQGLAGTALGWTLQRRGYRVLVIDRCEPITSSKIAAGLITPITGLRLVVSWRLDEFLPFATEFYRRIEQETDARFFELKPMLRLFSSEQEQEQYRQRSQTHFPKLVSVPQPLADKSTFEMSQGGFEMTGGGQLDVPTYLRHSRAHFIKQDCFLEANLDPANDLEFEPNLVILPRWNVSADKIIFCEGIHSQQNPWFQTVPFEGAKGEILTLKIPGLNEQRVVHRGIWLAHWKEDLYRAGSTYDREHLDCEPTPAGREEICSRLAEFLKLPVEVIKHRAAVRPVIRGRLPIMGLHPQQPQIGFFNGFASKGSLQTPWMANHFADILEGKTTPDKSIDLAHKL; the protein is encoded by the coding sequence ATGCCCCAGCAAACAGAATTTGATTTGATCCTTGTGGGACAAGGTCTGGCAGGCACGGCGTTGGGCTGGACGTTACAACGGCGTGGTTATCGCGTGCTGGTGATCGATCGTTGTGAACCGATCACATCTTCAAAGATCGCAGCGGGGCTGATCACGCCGATTACCGGACTGCGACTCGTTGTTTCCTGGCGGCTTGACGAATTTCTGCCGTTCGCGACTGAATTCTATCGTCGCATAGAACAAGAAACAGACGCACGCTTTTTTGAATTGAAGCCGATGCTGCGGCTGTTTTCTTCAGAACAGGAGCAGGAACAATATCGACAACGTTCGCAAACACACTTCCCAAAACTGGTTTCGGTACCGCAGCCACTCGCCGACAAGAGTACGTTTGAGATGAGTCAAGGCGGCTTTGAGATGACCGGCGGCGGACAACTGGATGTGCCGACGTATCTTCGTCACTCCCGCGCGCACTTCATAAAACAGGATTGTTTTCTGGAAGCAAACCTCGACCCGGCTAACGATCTTGAATTTGAACCCAACCTTGTGATTCTACCGCGTTGGAACGTTTCTGCTGACAAAATCATTTTTTGTGAAGGCATTCACAGCCAACAGAATCCCTGGTTTCAAACGGTGCCCTTTGAAGGAGCCAAAGGGGAAATACTCACTCTTAAAATACCAGGGTTGAATGAACAACGCGTGGTCCATCGAGGGATCTGGTTAGCCCACTGGAAAGAGGATCTTTACCGTGCCGGTTCGACCTATGATCGCGAACACCTTGATTGTGAACCGACTCCCGCCGGACGAGAAGAAATCTGCTCGCGCCTGGCAGAATTTCTGAAACTCCCGGTAGAAGTCATAAAACATCGCGCTGCCGTCCGGCCTGTCATCCGGGGCCGCTTACCCATTATGGGTCTGCATCCTCAGCAGCCTCAAATTGGATTTTTTAACGGTTTTGCCTCAAAAGGAAGTCTGCAGACGCCCTGGATGGCAAATCATTTTGCAGATATTCTGGAAGGCAAGACGACTCCTGATAAATCAATAGATCTCGCTCACAAACTTTAA
- a CDS encoding class I SAM-dependent methyltransferase, which produces MMRLTDQAHALIAQVFQPGETAVDATAGNGHDTRFLCRLAGQSGKVFAIDIQQQALDQTAAMLQNCEYYNFELICDDHRLLAGLIPPEHRDRIRTVMFNLGYLPGGDHSKITQETSTLSAIEAALALIRPGGIITILAYPGHSGGAAETSAVAALLDQLDNTQFKTQLIHSQSESTKAPRLFAVTRLK; this is translated from the coding sequence ATGATGCGCCTCACAGATCAAGCCCATGCTCTGATCGCCCAAGTGTTCCAGCCAGGCGAGACTGCGGTCGACGCCACCGCTGGTAACGGACATGATACACGTTTTCTCTGCCGGTTGGCTGGCCAGTCCGGTAAAGTTTTTGCCATCGATATTCAACAGCAGGCTCTGGACCAGACCGCAGCGATGCTCCAGAATTGTGAATATTACAACTTCGAACTGATCTGTGATGATCATCGACTACTCGCAGGATTGATTCCCCCCGAACATCGAGACCGAATCCGCACGGTCATGTTTAACCTGGGCTATCTGCCTGGAGGAGACCATTCCAAAATTACGCAGGAGACCTCGACACTTTCTGCCATTGAAGCTGCCCTCGCATTGATCAGGCCAGGTGGAATCATCACTATTCTGGCTTATCCGGGTCATTCAGGAGGCGCTGCAGAGACCAGTGCTGTTGCCGCTTTACTGGATCAGTTGGACAACACGCAGTTCAAAACGCAACTGATTCATTCCCAGTCCGAATCGACGAAGGCCCCTCGCTTGTTTGCAGTGACCAGGCTGAAGTAA
- a CDS encoding putative signal transducing protein, translating to MMSDSLETVYSTTNAMEAEFIKMTLEGEGIRCLLENELQAGLTGIFEIKVDVMSSNVDRARQIIDEIRESSESDEDSSEEE from the coding sequence ATGATGAGTGATAGTTTGGAAACAGTGTATTCGACAACGAATGCAATGGAAGCGGAATTTATTAAAATGACATTGGAAGGCGAAGGGATCCGCTGTCTGCTAGAAAATGAACTACAGGCCGGACTCACAGGAATCTTTGAAATCAAAGTTGACGTCATGAGTTCAAACGTCGATCGTGCCCGGCAAATCATTGATGAAATTCGTGAGTCATCTGAGTCGGATGAGGATTCATCTGAAGAAGAGTGA
- a CDS encoding dipeptidase, with the protein MGINLRLFKQINRGLLSALTFLCFGQTFLVAEQQVRKPVILTDRARKLHQQCLVIDGHNDLPWALREKAASSFKQADIAEPQPQFHTDIPRLKQGNVGAQFWSAYVPSETRKERRSAHYTLEQIDLIHRMIKRYPETFEMAATADDIERIHQSGKIASMIGVEGGHSIENSLSLLRVFYGLGVRYMTLTHSDSLDWADSATDTAISDGLSPFGEEVVRTMNQLGMLVDISHVSPATMDDVLRVSKAPIIASHSSARAIADHPRNVPDEILVKLKENGGVVMVNYFSGFVVPESAKQMTEMFNVRRELKQKYPNETDYNREYNRWKSSHKMKPGTIHDVVDHIDHIVKIAGVDHIGIGSDFDGVSTLPAQLEDVSTYPLVTQALLDRGYTEQQIKQIMGQNLMRVLRKAEQVAKQLQPTTD; encoded by the coding sequence ATGGGAATCAACCTTAGACTGTTTAAGCAGATTAACCGGGGATTACTGTCGGCGCTGACCTTCCTATGCTTTGGTCAGACTTTTCTGGTTGCCGAACAGCAAGTTCGCAAACCGGTCATCCTGACAGACCGGGCTCGAAAGTTACATCAGCAATGCCTGGTAATTGACGGGCATAACGATCTCCCCTGGGCCCTGCGGGAAAAAGCAGCGTCTTCATTCAAGCAGGCTGACATCGCTGAACCTCAACCTCAGTTTCATACCGATATTCCACGTCTCAAACAAGGAAACGTGGGTGCGCAATTCTGGTCTGCCTATGTCCCCTCGGAAACACGAAAAGAACGGAGATCAGCGCACTATACTCTGGAACAAATCGATTTGATCCACCGAATGATCAAGCGTTACCCCGAAACGTTCGAGATGGCAGCTACGGCCGACGACATCGAACGGATTCACCAATCGGGCAAAATTGCGTCCATGATTGGTGTGGAAGGCGGACATTCCATTGAAAATTCTTTGTCACTACTGCGTGTTTTCTATGGTCTGGGTGTTCGCTACATGACATTGACCCATTCCGACTCGCTCGACTGGGCAGATTCTGCCACAGACACCGCGATCAGTGACGGGCTGTCTCCTTTCGGAGAGGAAGTCGTCAGGACTATGAATCAGCTGGGAATGCTGGTAGATATTTCACATGTCTCTCCAGCGACGATGGATGATGTTCTACGGGTGAGTAAAGCCCCCATTATCGCGTCGCACTCCTCAGCGCGCGCCATCGCCGATCATCCGCGCAATGTTCCCGATGAAATCCTTGTTAAACTGAAAGAGAATGGCGGCGTGGTGATGGTCAATTACTTTTCGGGTTTCGTCGTTCCAGAATCTGCCAAACAGATGACCGAAATGTTTAATGTCAGGCGGGAACTGAAACAGAAATATCCAAATGAAACCGATTACAATCGGGAATACAATCGCTGGAAAAGCAGCCATAAAATGAAACCAGGGACAATCCATGATGTTGTTGATCATATCGATCACATCGTAAAAATTGCCGGAGTGGATCACATTGGTATCGGCTCTGACTTCGATGGCGTTTCTACCCTGCCCGCTCAACTCGAAGATGTCTCCACTTATCCCCTCGTTACACAGGCCCTCCTGGATCGGGGATACACGGAACAGCAGATCAAACAGATCATGGGTCAGAATCTGATGCGCGTGCTGCGCAAAGCGGAACAGGTTGCGAAACAACTTCAACCGACTACAGACTGA
- the folD gene encoding bifunctional methylenetetrahydrofolate dehydrogenase/methenyltetrahydrofolate cyclohydrolase FolD: MSAEIIDGKALAATFRGQIADEVNQFKTQTNVVPHLTAVLVGDDPASAVYVRNKQRSCEKAGIQSTLQRLPAETSEAELISIVESLNTDSGVHGILVQLPLPKQINETAILDVVNPLKDVDAFHPENVGLIVQGRPRYLPCTPYGIQQMILSTKMETAGKHAVILGRSEIVGKPMAMLLIQRGQGADATVTICHSRTQNLNEIVKTADIIIAAIGKPEFVTADMVKPGAVVIDVGINRVNDRLVGDVDFEGVKKVASAITPVPGGVGPMTIAMLLKNTLTAAGIQSGCQ; encoded by the coding sequence GTGTCCGCAGAGATTATCGATGGAAAAGCACTTGCCGCAACATTTCGCGGACAAATTGCTGATGAAGTCAATCAATTCAAAACACAAACAAATGTCGTACCTCATTTAACGGCCGTTCTGGTTGGGGATGATCCCGCCAGTGCCGTTTATGTCCGTAATAAACAGCGGTCATGCGAAAAAGCAGGTATTCAGAGTACTCTGCAGCGATTGCCAGCTGAAACATCCGAGGCCGAATTGATCTCGATTGTAGAATCACTGAATACAGATTCTGGAGTGCATGGCATTCTTGTTCAGCTTCCTTTACCAAAACAAATCAATGAGACTGCAATTCTGGATGTGGTCAATCCGTTGAAAGATGTGGATGCTTTTCATCCTGAGAATGTGGGATTGATCGTACAGGGACGCCCCCGTTATCTACCCTGTACTCCCTATGGAATACAGCAGATGATTCTCTCGACGAAAATGGAAACGGCTGGAAAACATGCTGTGATTTTGGGTCGGAGTGAAATTGTGGGGAAGCCCATGGCCATGCTGTTAATTCAACGAGGCCAGGGCGCAGATGCGACCGTAACTATCTGTCACAGCCGAACACAGAATCTGAACGAGATCGTGAAAACCGCAGATATCATCATTGCAGCGATTGGAAAGCCTGAGTTTGTAACTGCAGACATGGTGAAGCCCGGGGCTGTTGTAATTGATGTCGGCATCAATCGAGTCAATGACAGGCTGGTGGGGGATGTTGATTTTGAGGGGGTCAAAAAGGTCGCGTCTGCGATTACTCCCGTTCCCGGTGGTGTAGGCCCGATGACAATAGCCATGCTTTTAAAGAATACGCTGACTGCTGCCGGTATCCAGTCTGGCTGTCAGTAA
- a CDS encoding phosphatidylglycerophosphatase A family protein, with translation MRNIKQQSILLCATGLGIGWIPRAPGTFGSLLGPPLVAGLLCFHPSWPVYLLISVILFLLGVYLCDQGAKILGLDDPGCIVFDEIGAFTVVLLPAFHLDLNLQFFWISLIGFLWFRLFDIWKPWPVRIFDRIHGGWGIMTDDYVAAIYAAICLYVTLILLGWF, from the coding sequence ATGAGAAACATCAAGCAGCAATCAATTCTCTTGTGTGCCACGGGTCTGGGGATCGGCTGGATTCCTCGCGCTCCAGGAACTTTTGGCAGTCTGCTGGGGCCGCCTCTGGTTGCCGGTCTGCTCTGCTTTCATCCTTCTTGGCCTGTCTATTTGCTGATTTCCGTGATCCTCTTTCTGCTGGGGGTCTATTTGTGTGATCAGGGGGCTAAAATTCTGGGACTTGATGATCCAGGGTGTATTGTCTTCGATGAAATTGGTGCTTTCACAGTGGTGCTGTTACCCGCATTCCACTTAGACCTCAATCTACAGTTCTTCTGGATCTCTTTGATCGGGTTTCTCTGGTTCCGTCTATTTGACATCTGGAAGCCGTGGCCGGTTCGAATTTTTGATCGGATCCATGGAGGCTGGGGGATCATGACCGATGACTATGTTGCCGCGATTTATGCCGCGATTTGTCTTTACGTGACATTAATTCTTTTGGGGTGGTTTTAG